A single window of Vibrio stylophorae DNA harbors:
- a CDS encoding amidohydrolase, whose amino-acid sequence MQTNQTILAALIADRRHLHQHAELGWCEFYTTAYLASQLAPLGGQLFFSQHVIAKSQVMGRDLSDVIAAKAQAKAWGAAKHWLDKIGDYPGLMVQFDGCSPGPVLALRFDMDAVAVSESQAAEHAPTAQLFASKNERAMHACGHDGHMAIGLGLARYIASLQRQFQGQIKLLFQPAEEGCRGAKAMAESGILDDVDYFLSGHLGLGLPSNAIAMTPTHLFATTKFDIQLFGQAAHAGASPELGHNALAAACQAVNQMMAIAPHGQGVTRLNIGTIKAGSGRNVIADYALLQGETRGETLALNQYMMQRVAQILSGIHLAYNVTTQLDIMGEASDVVQSEALAQQLSPFARQHFSQVLMAYPFGASEDVSHLMARVQQCGGQALYLLFGADLQAGHHQSRFDFDEGTLHQALSFYIDAIGQLLAIKN is encoded by the coding sequence ATGCAAACAAATCAGACTATATTGGCCGCGCTTATTGCTGACCGCCGTCATCTCCACCAACACGCAGAATTGGGTTGGTGTGAGTTTTACACCACCGCATATCTTGCATCGCAGCTGGCTCCTTTGGGAGGCCAGCTGTTTTTTTCTCAGCATGTCATTGCCAAATCGCAAGTGATGGGACGCGATTTATCCGATGTGATAGCAGCAAAAGCGCAGGCGAAAGCTTGGGGCGCCGCGAAACATTGGCTCGATAAAATCGGTGATTATCCAGGCTTGATGGTGCAATTTGATGGTTGTTCGCCAGGGCCTGTATTGGCGCTGCGTTTTGATATGGATGCCGTGGCGGTGAGCGAATCGCAAGCCGCCGAGCATGCGCCGACTGCGCAGTTATTTGCGAGTAAAAATGAGCGTGCCATGCATGCCTGTGGCCATGATGGACATATGGCTATCGGTCTTGGCTTAGCGCGCTATATCGCAAGTTTGCAGCGGCAGTTTCAGGGCCAGATTAAATTGCTTTTTCAGCCTGCAGAAGAGGGCTGTCGCGGCGCAAAAGCGATGGCTGAAAGTGGTATTTTAGATGATGTGGATTATTTCCTCAGTGGTCATCTAGGGCTGGGTTTGCCCTCAAACGCCATTGCGATGACGCCGACTCATCTATTTGCTACGACTAAATTTGATATTCAATTATTTGGCCAAGCGGCGCATGCCGGCGCATCGCCTGAGTTAGGTCATAATGCATTGGCTGCGGCTTGTCAGGCTGTGAATCAAATGATGGCGATTGCGCCGCATGGACAAGGGGTCACGCGCTTAAACATTGGCACCATTAAAGCGGGAAGTGGTCGTAATGTGATTGCTGATTATGCGCTTTTACAAGGTGAAACGCGTGGTGAAACATTGGCGCTTAATCAATATATGATGCAGCGTGTAGCGCAGATCCTCAGTGGCATTCACCTTGCCTATAACGTGACAACGCAGCTAGATATCATGGGTGAAGCTAGCGATGTCGTGCAAAGTGAAGCACTCGCCCAGCAGCTATCACCCTTTGCCCGTCAGCATTTTTCGCAAGTCTTGATGGCATATCCTTTTGGTGCCAGTGAAGATGTGAGTCATTTGATGGCGCGCGTTCAGCAATGCGGTGGACAGGCTCTGTATCTTTTATTTGGTGCGGATTTACAAGCAGGGCACCATCAATCTCGTTTTGATTTTGACGAGGGGACTTTGCACCAAGCGCTTTCGTTTTATATCGATGCGATAGGGCAACTTCTGGCGATAAAGAATTGA
- a CDS encoding response regulator: MSYNPIVICDDSATARRALASQLPSEVQEQILFAKNGKQALDYLNQHHVEVMFLDLTMPEMDGFDVLSLMCQGDYDTKVVVVSGDVQREAVDRCMALGAFEFIKKPFAHDELEQVLIRLGMRAVHDPFQVSISSEAKDDESSDAISAFREVVNIAMGKGAAIISDHFGQYIRMPLPCVGMLDAASLQMAIEDIRQRSDSIAIGQRFVGGGIHGEALVCMRGKGIEAFKSLMGYDDAMSNHAELNIDVATVLVSAFLISLAEQIDVPFSLRQPVVLDTRTGWGGLSTQIMQCTPQFFTIEYTYSAESTDLAFEVLLLMEPNALDVIEQVMVSA, translated from the coding sequence TTGTCCTATAACCCCATTGTTATTTGTGATGACTCCGCCACAGCGCGTCGAGCTCTCGCATCTCAACTTCCTAGCGAAGTTCAAGAGCAAATTTTATTTGCCAAAAATGGCAAACAAGCCTTGGACTATCTCAATCAACATCATGTCGAGGTGATGTTCTTAGACTTAACCATGCCAGAAATGGATGGTTTTGATGTGCTCTCACTCATGTGTCAAGGTGACTACGATACCAAGGTGGTGGTGGTTTCAGGGGATGTGCAGCGTGAAGCCGTCGACCGCTGTATGGCGCTGGGCGCTTTTGAATTTATTAAAAAGCCTTTTGCTCATGATGAGCTCGAGCAAGTTTTGATCCGCCTTGGCATGCGCGCTGTGCATGATCCTTTTCAAGTCTCTATCTCTTCTGAAGCCAAAGATGATGAAAGTAGTGATGCCATCTCTGCCTTTCGTGAAGTCGTGAATATCGCCATGGGCAAAGGGGCTGCGATTATCTCCGATCATTTTGGCCAATATATTCGCATGCCACTTCCATGCGTCGGAATGTTGGATGCGGCCAGTCTGCAAATGGCTATCGAAGATATTCGTCAACGTAGCGACTCGATTGCCATTGGCCAGCGTTTTGTTGGTGGTGGGATCCATGGTGAAGCATTGGTTTGTATGCGTGGTAAAGGGATCGAGGCCTTTAAAAGTTTAATGGGTTATGACGATGCCATGAGCAACCATGCTGAGCTAAATATCGATGTGGCGACCGTATTGGTCTCCGCATTTTTAATTTCGCTTGCAGAGCAGATTGATGTGCCTTTTTCCTTGAGACAGCCTGTCGTGCTTGACACTCGAACCGGTTGGGGCGGTTTATCGACGCAAATCATGCAATGCACACCGCAGTTTTTTACCATTGAATATACCTACAGCGCCGAGAGCACGGATCTTGCCTTTGAGGTACTGCTATTGATGGAGCCCAATGCATTGGATGTCATTGAACAGGTGATGGTGAGCGCATGA
- a CDS encoding lipocalin-like domain-containing protein, with the protein MRVFIALILSFCLVGCFDEEPKSALQLLKIQTQMSTPTGNFEQPSADRPVQLPFDHGPHFDYRHEWWSLHANLVDEQGNHYGLRWLLLRYNLNDSQKKGWATPHLYISHFILTDEDEMVAFERFARGGIGQSGSLRSPFTLWIDDWQWQGEDEMPLPATLNLKEKQYQLSLEMDKAPFWVAFGDHGYMQTDPQAGHHIYWVGAPKVHIQGQLKEGNKTFTLTGMGWFDHQWSSNKFNDKQLNWERFSLHLSDGRELLIARLRDNIGRTKHQFGFLIEPNGKQIALNKGDFQLKAEGIGVAGVGKRLPLIWRIRVPEYQIDIRTDPLHDRQWSHFSIPFWDGPVFVTGSHTGKGFMELTGY; encoded by the coding sequence ATGCGTGTTTTTATTGCCTTGATATTGTCTTTCTGTTTGGTCGGCTGCTTTGATGAAGAGCCAAAATCGGCGTTGCAGCTACTGAAAATCCAAACCCAAATGAGTACGCCAACGGGCAATTTTGAGCAGCCAAGTGCCGATCGCCCAGTACAGCTGCCCTTTGACCACGGCCCGCATTTTGACTATCGCCATGAATGGTGGAGCTTGCATGCCAATTTAGTCGATGAGCAGGGCAACCATTATGGTTTGCGTTGGCTGTTGCTTCGCTACAACCTCAATGACAGCCAGAAAAAAGGCTGGGCCACACCCCATCTCTATATTTCTCATTTCATCTTAACCGATGAGGATGAAATGGTCGCGTTTGAGCGTTTTGCTCGTGGCGGCATTGGTCAAAGCGGCAGCTTACGCTCGCCCTTTACCCTTTGGATTGATGATTGGCAGTGGCAAGGTGAAGATGAAATGCCTTTGCCTGCTACGTTGAATTTAAAAGAGAAGCAATATCAGCTGTCTCTTGAGATGGATAAGGCTCCATTTTGGGTCGCTTTTGGCGATCACGGCTATATGCAAACTGACCCGCAGGCGGGCCATCATATCTATTGGGTTGGCGCGCCGAAGGTGCATATTCAAGGTCAGCTGAAAGAGGGTAATAAGACCTTCACCTTGACTGGGATGGGATGGTTTGACCACCAGTGGAGCAGCAATAAATTTAATGATAAGCAGCTGAATTGGGAGCGATTCTCACTGCACTTGAGTGATGGTCGCGAGCTGCTTATTGCACGTTTGCGCGATAATATTGGACGTACCAAACATCAGTTCGGCTTTTTAATTGAGCCTAATGGTAAGCAGATTGCGCTCAATAAAGGAGATTTTCAGCTTAAAGCGGAAGGTATTGGTGTCGCGGGTGTTGGAAAGCGTTTGCCACTGATTTGGCGAATTCGAGTGCCTGAGTACCAAATCGATATTCGCACGGATCCGCTCCATGATCGTCAATGGTCTCACTTTTCTATTCCATTTTGGGATGGCCCAGTTTTTGTCACTGGCTCTCATACCGGTAAAGGCTTTATGGAATTGACGGGGTATTAG